The proteins below come from a single Miscanthus floridulus cultivar M001 chromosome 1, ASM1932011v1, whole genome shotgun sequence genomic window:
- the LOC136457618 gene encoding uncharacterized protein has protein sequence MEEEDEVEEIERAEPKPQSIWILQKCREEGIARTADQLMKRMEPLAEENKKLWEALNLSEKSIKRAQHERDLAESNSRDLEHQKGVLSEQLTAASEQLKKKSEQLVIVSKELKNMSEQLGKKTRQLKSKSEQLDQEYEQFENISKQKFSMLYQ, from the exons atggaggaggaggacgaggttgagGAGATTGAGCGTGCTGAACCTAAACCCCAGTCCATCTGGATTCTCCAAAAATGCAGGGAAGAG gggatagctcgaacagccgaccaactgatgaagaggatggagcccctcgccgaggagaacaagAAACTTTGGGAGGCATTAAATCTTTCTGAAAAGAGTATTAAGAGGGCCCAGCATGAACGGGACCTTGCAGAGTCTAACTCACGGGACCTAGAACATCAGAAGGGGGTTCTATCCGAGCAACTAACGGCTGCatccgagcagctgaagaagaaatCTGAACAACTGGTGATTGTATCCAAGGAGCTAAAAAATATGTCTGAGCAATTAGGCAAGAAAACCAGACAACTCAAAAGTAAATCCGAGCAGCTCGATCAGGAGTACGAGCAGTTCGAGAATATATCTAAGCAAAAATTTAGTATGCTTTATCAATGA